A window of the Zeugodacus cucurbitae isolate PBARC_wt_2022May chromosome 2, idZeuCucr1.2, whole genome shotgun sequence genome harbors these coding sequences:
- the LOC105214150 gene encoding transcription factor E2f1, with protein sequence MLNQTVNVFLGKQRSKCPHSSSRLQRAKIRACRLEIAPTIFVAVTLLRTVLPDTLCPREIYVKAENNGEINVFLCHDNSPENSPTFSSPAAPPYRQQPHQFNDPLFNDISRLTQSLDDDKRMRLGLPPLSASNVSTSTSTGNTYPDSAAPVVRSAQRNLNKSIEDAARQNAAGPANGAGVDGATDYNCDIVGNYHTQQPQQQSSSHAVAHDGNDYNMQPTLTRPVLTQAEAERIYEQDFDCEMFGKRKVATAYGGAGSQRQQQQQQSSDSTNHTLNSCSNNRKAGLKTDVSMVNSAIEEHKTAAEAAVAVAATATAAATANTVMRSSETVPSSVNRRGGADETAAITSSAVSSSITHTPSMFGAGSAINNSRHSSSDGGDIGRLDSHLAHMVDSNGGAGVRNALISNSLNLLSPPPLSGVQNYFDDLPPFLPIEPPLDVDYNFSLDQTEGLIELFNDFA encoded by the exons atgctgaaCCAGACAGTCAATGTATTCTTAGGAAAGCAGCGCAGCAAATGTCCGCATTCAAGTAGTCGTTTGCAGCGTGCTAAAATTCGCGCGTGTAGACTTGAAATAGCGCCGACTATTTTCGTAGCCGTCACTTTGTTGCGAACTGTG TTACCTGACACACTTTGCCCACGTGAGATCTACGTTAAGGCCGAGAATAATGGCGAGATTAACGTATTCCTATGTCACGACAATTCACCCGAAAATTCGCCAACATTCTCATCACCTGCCGCCCCGCCATACCGTCAACAGCCGCATCAATTCAACGATCCCCTATTTAATGATATCAGCCGGTTGACACAAAGTCTCGATGACGACAAACGAATGCGCCTAG GTCTACCACCGCTCTCTGCGTCCAACGTTTCAACATCCACGTCCACGGGCAATACATATCCGGACAGTGCCGCACCCGTCGTACGTTCAGCACAACGAAatctcaataaatcgattgaggATGCCGCACGTCAAAACGCTGCTGGTCCGGCCAATGGTGCTGGTGTCGATGGAGCAACCGATTATAATTGTGATATCGTTGGCAACTATCATACACAACAGCCGCAGCAACAGTCCAGCAGCCATGCGGTTGCGCATGATGGCAACGACTACAATATGCAACCGACTCTAACGCGGCCCGTGTTGACGCAAGCCGAAGCTGAACGCATTTACGAGCAAGATTTCGATTGTGAGATGTTTGGCAAACGTAAGGTGGCCACCGCGTACGGTGGTGCCGGTAGTCaaaggcaacagcaacagcaacagagtAGTGATTCAACAAACCATACGCTTAATAGTTGTAGTAACAATAGGAAGGCAGGTCTTAAAACCGATGTATCCATGGTGAATAGTGCAATTGAAGAGCATAAAACAGCAGCGGAAGCAGCAGTGGCTGTAGCGGCGACGGCTACGGCCGCAGCGACAGCAAACACGGTTATGCGCTCTTCAGAAACGGTACCATCATCAGTGAATAGACGTGGAGGTGCCGATGAAACCGCTGCAATTACATCGTCTGCTGTGTCGTCATCAATTACGCATACGCCCTCTATGTTTGGTGCCGGTAGCGCGATAAACAACAGTCGGCATTCCTCTAGCGATGGTGGCGATATCGGCCGCTTGGACTCACATTTGGCGCACATGGTCGATTCGAATGGCGGAGCAGGCGTCCGGAACGCACTCATTTCGAATTCGTTGAACCTATTGAGTCCACCGCCATTGTCAGGCGTGCAGAACT